Proteins encoded within one genomic window of Methanosarcina barkeri str. Wiesmoor:
- a CDS encoding S26 family signal peptidase, which yields MSEINKEKSAQEQENPWVSLGKDLLSVVAVVIIFMVLSKLAFGLWTPMVAVESGSMEPHMQIGDIIFIKSIDKVNITTNEEGKNTGYESFGNYGDVILYRQYGEEGVTPIIHRAMYRVEAGEPMWKGGPPAPYSGYITKGDNVVTNSHYDQEGDISYNMPVKDEWIIGTAQYRIPYLGYVRLLFS from the coding sequence ATGAGCGAGATTAATAAGGAAAAAAGTGCTCAGGAGCAGGAAAACCCCTGGGTTTCCCTTGGAAAGGACCTATTGTCTGTTGTAGCTGTCGTGATCATTTTCATGGTTCTTTCCAAGCTGGCATTCGGACTCTGGACTCCTATGGTTGCGGTGGAGTCGGGGAGTATGGAACCGCATATGCAAATAGGAGATATTATTTTCATCAAAAGCATCGATAAAGTAAATATTACCACGAACGAAGAAGGAAAAAACACAGGCTATGAGTCCTTTGGAAATTATGGAGATGTGATTCTTTATCGCCAGTATGGGGAGGAAGGAGTAACTCCAATAATTCATAGGGCTATGTATAGAGTGGAAGCTGGAGAGCCGATGTGGAAAGGCGGTCCACCTGCTCCTTATTCTGGTTATATTACCAAGGGAGACAATGTTGTAACCAACAGTCACTATGACCAGGAAGGAGATATAAGTTATAATATGCCTGTAAAAGATGAATGGATTATAGGAACTGCGCAGTACAGGATTCCTTATCTGGGGTATGTCAGACTGCTCTTCTCATGA